A region of Streptomyces sp. TG1A-60 DNA encodes the following proteins:
- the cobT gene encoding nicotinate-nucleotide--dimethylbenzimidazole phosphoribosyltransferase, whose product MSSLNLDDFTDLIERPDGGVRRDAEARRERQIAPPGALGRLDDLGEWLAAAQSAVPVRPIGQARVVLFAGDHGIAGLGVSARAAGTAEELVRGVLDGGSPVAVLARRLDVPVRVVDLALDCDPDTLPAEVVRHRVRRGSGRIDVEDALSREEAEAAFRVGVALADEEADSGTDLVVLGDVSVGGTTAAAVLVAGLCGTDASVVTGRGGRAIDDLAWMRKCAAVRDALRRARPVLGDQLQLLATVGGADLAAMTGFLLQSAVRKMPVILDGVVSAACALVAQRVAFRAPDWWLAGQSSGEPAQAKALDRMAIEPLLDHGVKVGEGAGALLALPLVQAAAALAAELPEREPAEPETPAADKAEEKNLAEEYDAT is encoded by the coding sequence ATGAGCTCGCTTAATCTCGACGACTTCACCGATCTGATCGAGCGCCCCGACGGCGGGGTGCGCCGCGACGCCGAGGCGCGGCGGGAGAGGCAGATCGCGCCTCCCGGGGCGCTGGGCCGCCTCGACGACCTGGGTGAGTGGCTGGCTGCGGCGCAGTCGGCCGTGCCGGTGCGGCCGATCGGCCAGGCTCGTGTGGTGCTGTTCGCGGGCGATCACGGGATCGCCGGACTCGGCGTCTCCGCGCGGGCCGCGGGCACCGCGGAGGAGTTGGTGCGGGGCGTCCTCGACGGCGGCAGCCCGGTGGCGGTGCTGGCGCGGCGGCTCGACGTCCCCGTACGCGTGGTGGACCTCGCGCTCGACTGCGACCCGGACACGCTGCCCGCGGAGGTCGTACGGCACCGGGTGCGGCGCGGGTCCGGGCGCATCGACGTCGAGGACGCGCTGAGCCGGGAGGAGGCGGAGGCCGCGTTCCGGGTGGGCGTCGCCCTCGCGGACGAGGAGGCGGACTCCGGGACGGACCTCGTCGTCCTGGGCGATGTGAGCGTCGGCGGGACCACGGCGGCGGCCGTCCTCGTGGCCGGGCTGTGCGGCACCGACGCCTCCGTCGTCACCGGGCGCGGCGGCCGGGCGATCGACGACCTGGCGTGGATGCGCAAGTGCGCGGCCGTACGGGACGCCCTGCGGCGGGCCCGGCCGGTCCTCGGGGACCAGTTGCAGTTGCTCGCGACCGTGGGTGGGGCGGATCTCGCCGCCATGACCGGGTTCCTGTTGCAGAGCGCGGTGCGGAAGATGCCGGTGATCCTGGACGGAGTCGTGTCGGCGGCGTGTGCGCTGGTCGCCCAGCGGGTCGCCTTCCGGGCGCCCGACTGGTGGCTCGCCGGGCAGAGCAGTGGGGAGCCGGCCCAGGCCAAGGCGCTCGACCGCATGGCCATCGAGCCGCTGCTCGATCACGGTGTGAAGGTCGGGGAGGGTGCGGGTGCGCTGCTCGCGCTGCCGCTCGTGCAGGCCGCGGCGGCGTTGGCGGCGGAGCTGCCGGAGCGGGAGCCGGCGGAGCCGGAGACGCCCGCGGCGGACAAGGCCGAGGAGAAGAACCTCGCCGAGGAGTACGACGCGACCTGA
- a CDS encoding leucyl aminopeptidase, with protein sequence MTALTLSTAAASGLRADAIVVGVAKGPASRSGDLVVAPGAEAVDKAYDGKLAGLLGTLGASGAEGEVTKLPAPSGFKAPLVVAVGLGSEPGKDGSFGAEALRRAAGAAARALAGTKKAAFALPVADAAAVSAVAEGALLGAYAFDAYKENTRDPKAKNGKAPLAEVALLGAKPRDRAHKAAAERAIAVAEELNRARDLINTPPNDLDPEAFAAVAQTAAKEHGIKVTVLDEKALAKGGYGGILGVGAGSAATPRLVRLSYTSSKAKKHLAFVGKGITYDSGGISLKPAGHNETMKCDMSGAAAVFAAVVAAARLKLEVDVTGWLALAENMPSGSATRPGDVLRMYSGRTVEVLNTDAEGRLVLADALAKASEDKPDAIVDVATLTGAMMLALGNRTFGIMANDDAFRTAVHEAAEESGEPAWPMPLPEHLRKGMDSPIADIANMGERYGGGLVAGLFLKEFVGEGITWAHLDIAGPAFNEGGPFGYTPKGGTGTAVRTLVRLAERAASGDLG encoded by the coding sequence GTGACTGCTCTCACTCTCAGTACCGCCGCCGCGTCGGGCCTCCGTGCCGACGCGATCGTGGTCGGTGTCGCGAAGGGCCCTGCATCCCGGTCCGGGGACCTGGTCGTAGCGCCGGGTGCCGAGGCCGTGGACAAGGCGTACGACGGCAAGCTGGCCGGTCTCCTGGGGACCCTCGGCGCCTCGGGCGCGGAGGGCGAGGTCACGAAGCTGCCCGCGCCGTCCGGCTTCAAGGCGCCGCTCGTCGTGGCGGTGGGCCTGGGATCGGAGCCCGGGAAGGACGGCTCGTTCGGCGCTGAGGCGCTGCGCCGCGCGGCCGGTGCCGCGGCCCGTGCGCTGGCCGGTACGAAGAAGGCCGCGTTCGCGCTGCCCGTCGCGGACGCCGCCGCCGTGAGCGCCGTCGCCGAGGGCGCGCTCCTCGGCGCGTACGCCTTCGACGCGTACAAGGAGAACACCAGGGACCCGAAGGCGAAGAACGGCAAGGCGCCGCTCGCCGAGGTCGCCCTGCTCGGCGCCAAGCCCCGCGACCGCGCCCACAAGGCCGCCGCCGAGCGCGCCATCGCGGTGGCCGAGGAGCTGAACCGCGCCCGCGACCTCATCAACACCCCGCCGAACGACCTGGACCCGGAGGCCTTCGCCGCCGTCGCGCAGACCGCGGCCAAGGAGCACGGCATCAAGGTGACCGTCCTCGACGAGAAGGCGCTCGCCAAGGGCGGCTACGGCGGCATCCTCGGCGTCGGCGCGGGCTCCGCGGCCACGCCCCGTCTGGTGCGGCTGTCGTACACCAGCTCCAAGGCGAAGAAGCACCTGGCGTTCGTCGGCAAGGGCATCACGTACGACTCGGGCGGTATCTCGCTCAAGCCGGCGGGTCACAACGAGACGATGAAGTGCGACATGAGCGGTGCCGCCGCCGTGTTCGCCGCGGTCGTCGCAGCCGCGCGCCTGAAGCTGGAGGTCGACGTCACGGGCTGGCTCGCCCTCGCCGAGAACATGCCCTCCGGCTCCGCCACCCGCCCGGGGGACGTGCTGCGCATGTACAGCGGCAGGACGGTGGAGGTGCTCAACACCGACGCGGAGGGCCGGCTGGTGCTGGCCGACGCGCTCGCCAAGGCGTCCGAGGACAAGCCGGACGCGATCGTCGACGTGGCGACGCTGACGGGGGCGATGATGCTGGCGCTGGGCAACCGGACGTTCGGGATCATGGCCAACGACGACGCGTTCCGCACGGCGGTGCACGAGGCCGCCGAGGAGTCCGGCGAGCCGGCGTGGCCGATGCCGCTGCCGGAGCACCTGCGCAAGGGGATGGACTCCCCGATCGCCGACATCGCGAACATGGGTGAGCGGTACGGGGGCGGGCTGGTCGCCGGGCTGTTCCTGAAGGAGTTCGTCGGCGAGGGGATCACCTGGGCGCACCTGGACATCGCGGGGCCGGCGTTCAACGAGGGGGGTCCCTTCGGATACACGCCGAAGGGCGGGACGGGGACCGCCGTCCGGACTCTGGTGCGGCTGGCCGAGCGGGCGGCCTCCGGCGACCTGGGCTGA
- a CDS encoding adenosylcobinamide-GDP ribazoletransferase: MTVLPVTVHRWDREAARAGMLCAPVAGLAVGLVAASLGGLLLVLGAGPPLAAVASVAVPAVLTRGLHLDGLADTADGLGSGRPAEDALRIMKQSDIGPFGVIALVLVLLAQVAALAEVYGRSWTLGALAAAVSATTARLALTLAARTGVTAARPEGLGAAVAGVVPVRGALLAAGLVGCAAAGGGAFFGPYDIGRTVVAVALGCGAAELLSRHCTRRFGGVTGDVFGALAETAATAALVVFTLG, encoded by the coding sequence CTGACCGTGCTGCCGGTGACGGTGCACCGCTGGGACCGCGAGGCCGCGCGCGCCGGGATGCTGTGCGCGCCCGTGGCCGGGCTGGCCGTCGGCCTGGTCGCGGCCTCGCTCGGCGGCCTCCTGCTCGTCCTGGGCGCCGGACCGCCGCTCGCCGCCGTGGCCTCCGTCGCCGTACCTGCCGTCCTCACCCGGGGCCTCCACCTGGACGGGCTCGCCGACACCGCCGACGGGCTCGGCAGCGGCAGGCCCGCCGAGGACGCGCTGCGGATCATGAAGCAGTCGGACATCGGGCCGTTCGGCGTCATCGCCCTCGTCCTGGTGCTGCTGGCCCAGGTCGCCGCGCTCGCCGAGGTGTACGGCCGGTCGTGGACGCTGGGCGCGCTCGCGGCGGCCGTCTCGGCGACCACCGCCCGGCTGGCCCTGACCCTGGCCGCGCGCACGGGCGTAACGGCCGCCCGGCCCGAGGGGCTGGGCGCGGCGGTGGCGGGGGTGGTGCCGGTGCGGGGCGCGCTGCTCGCGGCCGGCCTGGTCGGGTGTGCGGCGGCAGGCGGGGGAGCGTTCTTCGGGCCGTACGACATCGGCCGTACGGTGGTCGCGGTCGCCCTCGGCTGCGGTGCCGCCGAGTTGCTGTCGCGGCACTGTACGCGGCGGTTCGGCGGGGTGACGGGGGATGTGTTCGGCGCGCTGGCGGAGACCGCGGCGACGGCGGCGCTGGTCGTGTTCACCCTCGGGTGA
- the lpdA gene encoding dihydrolipoyl dehydrogenase, with the protein MANDASTVFDLVILGGGSGGYAAALRASQLGLDVALIEKGKMGGTCLHNGCIPTKALLHAGEIADQARESEQFGVKATFEGIDIAAVHKYKDDVVNGLFKGLTGLLSSRKVTIIEGEGRLSSPTSVDVNGQRVQGRHVLLATGSVPKSLPGLDIDGNRIISSDHALKLDRVPQSAIVLGGGVIGVEFASAWKSFGTDVTVIEGLKHLVPVEDENSSKLLERAFRKRGIKFNLGTFFEKAEYTQDGVRVTLADGKTFEAEVLLVAIGRGPVSAGLGYEEQGVAMDRGFVLVDEYMRTNVPTVSAVGDLVPTLQLAHVGFAEGILVAERLAGLKTVPIDYDGVPRVTYCHPEVASVGITEAKAKEIYGADKVVALKYNLAGNGKSKILKTAGEIKLVQVKDGAVVGVHMVGDRMGEQVGEAQLIYNWEALPAEVAQLVHAHPTQNEAMGEAHLALAGKPLHSHD; encoded by the coding sequence GTGGCGAACGACGCCAGCACCGTTTTCGACCTAGTGATCCTCGGCGGTGGTAGCGGTGGTTACGCCGCGGCCCTGCGCGCCTCTCAGCTGGGCCTGGACGTCGCCCTGATCGAGAAGGGCAAGATGGGCGGCACCTGCCTGCACAACGGCTGCATTCCCACCAAGGCCCTGCTGCACGCCGGTGAGATCGCCGACCAGGCCCGCGAGAGCGAGCAGTTCGGTGTCAAGGCCACCTTCGAGGGCATCGACATCGCCGCCGTCCACAAGTACAAGGACGATGTGGTCAACGGCCTGTTCAAGGGCCTGACGGGGCTGCTCTCCTCGCGCAAGGTGACCATCATCGAAGGCGAGGGCCGCCTCTCGTCGCCCACCTCGGTGGACGTCAACGGACAGCGCGTCCAGGGCCGCCACGTGCTCCTCGCGACCGGCTCCGTGCCGAAGTCGCTGCCGGGCCTGGACATCGACGGCAACCGCATCATCTCCTCGGACCACGCGCTGAAGCTGGACCGCGTCCCGCAGTCCGCGATCGTGCTGGGCGGCGGTGTCATCGGCGTCGAGTTCGCCTCCGCGTGGAAGTCCTTCGGCACCGACGTGACGGTCATCGAGGGCCTCAAGCACCTCGTCCCGGTCGAGGACGAGAACAGCTCCAAGCTTCTTGAGCGCGCCTTCCGCAAGCGCGGCATCAAGTTCAACCTCGGCACCTTCTTCGAGAAGGCCGAGTACACGCAGGACGGCGTCCGCGTGACCCTCGCCGACGGCAAGACCTTCGAGGCCGAGGTCCTCCTGGTCGCCATCGGCCGCGGTCCGGTCTCCGCCGGTCTCGGCTACGAGGAGCAGGGCGTCGCGATGGACCGCGGCTTCGTCCTCGTCGACGAGTACATGCGCACGAACGTGCCGACCGTCTCGGCCGTCGGTGACCTGGTCCCGACGCTCCAGCTCGCGCATGTCGGCTTCGCCGAGGGCATCCTGGTGGCAGAGCGCCTTGCCGGTCTGAAGACCGTTCCGATCGACTACGACGGCGTGCCGCGCGTGACGTACTGCCATCCCGAGGTCGCCTCCGTGGGGATCACCGAGGCCAAGGCCAAGGAGATCTACGGCGCGGACAAGGTCGTCGCTCTGAAGTACAACCTCGCGGGCAACGGCAAGAGCAAGATCCTCAAGACCGCGGGCGAGATCAAGCTCGTCCAGGTCAAGGACGGTGCCGTGGTCGGCGTCCACATGGTCGGCGACCGCATGGGCGAGCAGGTCGGCGAAGCCCAGCTGATCTACAACTGGGAGGCGCTGCCCGCCGAGGTCGCGCAGCTCGTCCACGCCCACCCGACCCAGAACGAGGCGATGGGCGAGGCCCACCTGGCCCTGGCCGGCAAGCCGCTGCACTCGCACGACTGA
- the sucB gene encoding 2-oxoglutarate dehydrogenase, E2 component, dihydrolipoamide succinyltransferase, with translation MAVSVTLPALGESVTEGTVTRWLKAEGERVEADEPLLEVSTDKVDTEIPSPAAGVLASIKVAEDETVEVGAELAVIDDGTGAPAAAPAAEPEPEQAAEPEQAAQAEPSTEQAAPAPAPTAEASAGGGSAEGTDVVLPALGESVTEGTVTRWLKEVGDSVEADEPLLEVSTDKVDTEIPAPTSGVLLEIVVGEDETAEVGAKLAVIGAPGAAPAAAPAPAAPAPEPAAEAPAPAAPAPAAPAPAPAAPATPAPAPAAETPAPSPAPATPAPAATAGGPAAAKATDEGAYVTPLVRKLAAENGVDLASVKGTGVGGRIRKQDVIAAAEAAKAAAAAPAPAAAGGPAPAGKAPKLEASPLRGQTVKMTRIRKVIGDNMVKALHEQAQLSSVVEVDITRLMKLRAQAKDSFAAREGVKLSPMPFFVKAAAQALKAHPVINARINEAEGTITYFDAENIGIAVDSEKGLMTPVIKGAGDLNIAGIAKATADLAGKVRANKITPDELSGATFTISNTGSRGALFDTIIVPPNQVAILGVGATVKRPAVIETEEGTVIGVRDMTYLTLSYDHRLVDGADAARYLSAVKAILEAGEFEVELGL, from the coding sequence ATGGCGGTTTCCGTAACCCTTCCGGCGCTCGGCGAGAGCGTCACCGAGGGCACCGTCACCCGCTGGCTGAAGGCCGAGGGTGAGCGCGTAGAGGCCGACGAGCCGCTGCTCGAAGTGTCGACCGACAAGGTCGACACCGAGATCCCCTCCCCCGCCGCCGGTGTCCTCGCGTCCATCAAGGTCGCCGAGGACGAGACCGTGGAGGTCGGCGCCGAGCTGGCCGTCATCGACGACGGCACGGGCGCGCCCGCCGCCGCCCCGGCCGCCGAGCCCGAGCCCGAGCAGGCCGCCGAGCCCGAGCAGGCCGCGCAGGCCGAGCCCTCCACCGAGCAGGCCGCGCCCGCTCCGGCCCCGACCGCCGAGGCCTCCGCCGGCGGTGGCTCCGCCGAGGGCACCGACGTGGTCCTCCCGGCGCTCGGCGAGTCCGTCACCGAGGGCACCGTCACCCGCTGGCTGAAGGAGGTCGGCGACTCCGTCGAGGCCGACGAGCCGCTGCTGGAGGTCTCCACGGACAAGGTCGACACCGAGATCCCGGCGCCCACCTCCGGTGTGCTCCTGGAGATCGTGGTCGGCGAGGACGAGACGGCGGAGGTCGGCGCGAAGCTGGCCGTCATCGGCGCCCCGGGTGCCGCTCCGGCGGCTGCCCCGGCCCCGGCCGCCCCGGCTCCGGAGCCCGCCGCCGAGGCACCGGCCCCGGCTGCTCCCGCGCCCGCCGCCCCGGCCCCCGCGCCGGCCGCCCCCGCCACGCCGGCCCCGGCGCCCGCCGCCGAGACACCGGCTCCCTCGCCCGCCCCGGCCACCCCGGCTCCGGCCGCGACCGCCGGAGGGCCCGCTGCCGCGAAGGCCACGGACGAGGGCGCGTACGTCACCCCGCTGGTGCGCAAGCTCGCCGCCGAGAACGGTGTCGACCTCGCCTCCGTCAAGGGCACCGGCGTCGGCGGTCGGATCCGCAAGCAGGACGTCATCGCCGCCGCCGAGGCCGCCAAGGCCGCTGCCGCCGCTCCGGCACCGGCCGCCGCCGGGGGCCCTGCCCCCGCCGGGAAGGCCCCGAAGCTGGAGGCCTCCCCGCTGCGCGGCCAGACCGTCAAGATGACCCGCATCCGCAAGGTCATCGGCGACAACATGGTCAAGGCCCTGCACGAGCAGGCCCAGCTGTCCTCGGTGGTCGAGGTGGACATCACCCGCCTGATGAAGCTCCGCGCGCAGGCGAAGGACTCCTTCGCGGCCCGCGAGGGCGTCAAGCTCTCCCCGATGCCGTTCTTCGTGAAGGCGGCGGCCCAGGCGCTGAAGGCCCACCCGGTCATCAACGCCCGGATCAACGAGGCCGAGGGCACGATCACCTACTTCGACGCCGAGAACATCGGTATCGCGGTGGACTCCGAGAAGGGCCTGATGACCCCGGTCATCAAGGGCGCGGGCGACCTCAACATCGCCGGCATCGCCAAGGCCACCGCCGACCTGGCGGGCAAGGTCCGGGCCAACAAGATCACCCCGGACGAGCTCTCCGGCGCGACCTTCACCATCTCCAACACCGGCTCGCGCGGCGCGCTCTTCGACACGATCATCGTGCCGCCGAACCAGGTCGCGATCCTCGGCGTCGGCGCCACGGTCAAGCGCCCCGCCGTGATCGAGACGGAGGAGGGCACGGTCATCGGCGTCCGCGACATGACCTACCTCACCCTCTCCTACGACCACCGGCTGGTCGACGGCGCCGACGCGGCCCGCTACCTGTCGGCCGTCAAGGCGATCCTGGAGGCGGGCGAGTTCGAGGTCGAGCTCGGCCTGTGA
- a CDS encoding class I SAM-dependent methyltransferase, which produces MSPTPRPDPGRLARGVDPFHAPRRDDCPWCGSRELRTRVRGPEGERRTPGTFVVDECRDCSHAFQNPRPTADGLLLRHHRHPADDHIRSNLAGRLRRRHHRAAARAMLPYPEPESWLDAGTGHGYFPEAAREIHPYTAFDGLDPTPRVERARVAGRVEEAHQGLLTDPEIAVRLRARYDVVSMFHHLEHTADPREELRAARTVLRPGGHLLVEVPDPVRPFGTLALRGRLPWKSCDRPCPLHLMPLRNLLAELESLGYEVLTARARAPSRPAHTGSSRATRHNQPPPQSLRPPHRPPQPLRPLRSPRVTPQPRRASACPATTRSTCSHSAANAAFRRPSSSR; this is translated from the coding sequence ATGTCCCCCACCCCACGGCCGGACCCCGGCCGACTCGCCCGAGGCGTCGATCCGTTCCATGCGCCGCGCCGAGACGACTGCCCGTGGTGCGGCTCGCGGGAACTGCGCACGCGGGTGCGTGGGCCGGAGGGCGAGCGGCGCACGCCGGGCACCTTCGTGGTAGACGAGTGCCGGGACTGCTCCCACGCCTTCCAGAACCCCCGGCCCACGGCGGACGGACTGCTGCTCCGCCACCACCGGCACCCCGCCGATGATCACATCCGCTCCAACCTCGCCGGACGACTGCGCCGCCGGCACCACCGGGCCGCCGCCCGCGCGATGCTGCCGTACCCCGAACCGGAGAGCTGGCTCGACGCCGGCACCGGCCACGGCTACTTCCCGGAGGCCGCGCGCGAGATCCACCCGTACACGGCCTTCGACGGCCTCGACCCCACCCCGCGCGTCGAACGGGCGCGGGTGGCCGGGCGCGTCGAGGAGGCGCACCAGGGGCTGCTCACCGACCCGGAGATCGCGGTACGGCTGCGCGCCCGTTACGACGTGGTCAGCATGTTCCACCACCTGGAACACACCGCCGACCCCCGCGAGGAACTCCGCGCCGCCCGCACCGTCCTGCGCCCCGGCGGCCACCTTCTCGTCGAAGTCCCGGACCCGGTCCGCCCGTTCGGCACGCTGGCCCTCAGAGGCCGCTTGCCCTGGAAGTCCTGCGACCGCCCGTGTCCCCTCCACCTGATGCCCCTGCGCAACCTGCTCGCCGAACTGGAGTCACTGGGCTACGAAGTGCTGACCGCCCGTGCCCGCGCCCCCTCCCGCCCCGCGCACACCGGATCATCGCGCGCTACCCGGCACAACCAGCCGCCCCCGCAGTCCCTCCGGCCGCCCCATCGGCCCCCACAGCCCCTCCGGCCCCTGCGGAGCCCCCGCGTGACGCCTCAGCCCCGTAGAGCCAGCGCCTGCCCGGCCACCACCAGGAGCACGTGCTCGCACTCCGCCGCGAACGCCGCGTTCAGGCGCCCGAGTTCGTCGCGGTAG